In a genomic window of Hippoglossus stenolepis isolate QCI-W04-F060 chromosome 17, HSTE1.2, whole genome shotgun sequence:
- the gpnmb gene encoding protein QNR-71 isoform X1, with product MEVLPFVFLLAGACFVYQADGRRTFSDMFPHKHDVAGKFPFPIPPIPGWDPDTSPWNDYLYPPLNPKPKGLMHGGGEKAKPKVRLTSDSPALNGSSVSFTAKLEYPPCQKEDANGDLVWDDHCGDGTELEASANGQVRSGYVYNWTSWMDDYGFGKCTDKTKCNVFPDGKPFPQSNDWRHKGYVYVWHTMGQYYETCDGSSSSVTINTTDIPLGAEVMEVMVYRKRERRKYSPLTTDNTVFYVTDKIPVAVEISQKAAVNESKNVFFRGEDVLFKVQLHDPSGYLKTAEVIDYIWDFRDGNQLVTHREMTAHSYSMLGNMSVKLVVEAAFPAECPPAAATSTPGRPVSTRPTEAPTTPGSTHAATVKMETTQAPRSTSRPLPSSAAPTSTGLSSTEPLPPTAASTTLEFNPTTLAWRSTRRLNGNQCYRYAYGVFIGNITVVEPKHALNSQMSNTIVDVVAARVTKTDISFLVKCLGIIPTSACTIMSDPTCTRVRSIMCDDLPPSSECEVHLRRTFPEPGTYCVNITLEDSSSLALASTIVTINKSQDPPASKTNRTAEVVLSSSAVLVAVFALIAYIVYKRHKVYRPIRRSLVEDASGHAGVGGHMVRLRETLFPPSEESRHLLTERRPL from the exons ATGGAAGTCCTGccgtttgtttttctcctggcTGGTGCCTGCTTTGTTTACCAGGCTGATGGACGCAGAA cgTTCAGCGACATGTTCCCCCACAAGCATGATGTAGCCGGAAAGTTTCCTTTTCCAATTCCACCAATCCCTGGCTGGGATCCTGACACCAGCCCATGGAACGATTACCTCTACCCACCACTGAACCCGAAGCCAAAGGGGCTCATGCACGGAGGAGGTGAGAAAG ccaaacccAAGGTTCGTCTGACCAGCGACAGTCCAGCTCTAAACGGCTCTAGCGTCTCCTTCACTGCCAAGCTGGAGTATCCTCCGTGCCAGAAGGAAGACGCCAACGGGGACCTTGTGTGGGATGATCACTGCGGGGACGGTACGGAGCTGGAGGCCTCAG CTAATGGACAAGTTCGCTCTGGCTATGTGTACAACTGGACGTCCTGGATGGATGACTACGGCTTTGGAAAGTGTACCGACAAGACGAAATGCAACGTGTTCCCCGACGGGAAGCCCTTCCCTCAGAGCAACGACTGGAGACACAAGGGCTACGTCTACGTTTGGCACACAATGG GCCAATACTATGAGACGTGCGATGGCTCATCCTCCAGCGTGACCATCAACACCACCGACATCCCACTGGGGGCAGAGGTCATGGAGGTCATGGTGTACAGGAAACGTGAGCGCAGGAAGTACAGTCCCCTCACCACTGACAACACCGTCTTCTACGTCACAG ACAAGATCCCTGTGGCGGTCGAGATCTCCCAGAAGGCTGCGGTCAACGAGTCCAAGAACGTTTTCTTCCGCGGAGAAGACGTGCTCTTCAAGGTCCAGCTTCATGACCCCAGCGGCTACCTCAAAACCGCTGAGGTCATCGACTACATCTGGGACTTCAGGGATGGCAATCAGCTGGTGACACACCGTGAAATGACCGCGCACAGCTACAGCATGCTGGGGAACATGAGCGTGAAGCTGGTGGTGGAGGCGGCGTTCCCTGCGGAGTGTCCGCCGGCTGCTGCCACCTCGACCCCGGGGAGACCCGTGTCCACACGTCCTACAG AGGCTCCCACAACTCCAGGCAGTACTCATGCCGCTACTGTCAAGATGGAGACCACACAGG cACCACGCAGCACCAGCCGACCCTTGCCCTCCTCCGCTGCCCCCACCTCAACAGGGTTGTCCTCCACGGAGCCCCTCCCCCCGACTGCTGCCAGCACCACCCTGGAGTTCAACCCCACCACCCTGGCCTGGCGCAGCACCCGCCGCCTCAACGGCAACCAGTGTTACCGCTACGCCTACGGAGTCTTCATTGGTAACATCACCGTCGTTG AGCCCAAACACGCACTGAACAGCCAAATGAGTAATACCATCGTGGACGTGGTGGCTGCCAGAGTGACCAAAACTGACATCAGCTTCCTGGTGAAATGTCTGGGCAT CATCCCCACCTCGGCCTGCACCATCATGTCAGACCCCACCTGCACTCGGGTGCGTAGCATCATGTGCGACGACTTGCCGCCATCGTCGGAGTGCGAGGTGCACCTGAGGCGAACGTTCCCGGAACCCGGCACCTACTGTGTCAACATCACCTTGGAGGACTCCAGCAGCCTGGCCCTCGCTAGCACCATCGTCACCATCAACAAGTCCCAGGATCCACCTG CGTCCAAGACTAATCGCACTGCAGAGGTGGTGCTCTCATCGAGCGCTGTGCTGGTGGCTGTCTTTGCTCTCATTGCATATATAGTCTACAA GCGTCACAAGGTGTACCGACCCATTCGTAGGTCACTGGTGGAAGACGCCAGCGGCCATGCTGGGGTCGGAGGTCACATGGTTCGCCTGAGGGAGACATTGTTCCCCCCCAGTGAGGAGAGCCGTCACCTGCTGACAGAGAGACGCCCTCTGTAG
- the gpnmb gene encoding protein QNR-71 isoform X4, with translation MEVLPFVFLLAGACFVYQADGRRTFSDMFPHKHDVAGKFPFPIPPIPGWDPDTSPWNDYLYPPLNPKPKGLMHGGAKPKVRLTSDSPALNGSSVSFTAKLEYPPCQKEDANGDLVWDDHCGDANGQVRSGYVYNWTSWMDDYGFGKCTDKTKCNVFPDGKPFPQSNDWRHKGYVYVWHTMGQYYETCDGSSSSVTINTTDIPLGAEVMEVMVYRKRERRKYSPLTTDNTVFYVTDKIPVAVEISQKAAVNESKNVFFRGEDVLFKVQLHDPSGYLKTAEVIDYIWDFRDGNQLVTHREMTAHSYSMLGNMSVKLVVEAAFPAECPPAAATSTPGRPVSTRPTEAPTTPGSTHAATVKMETTQAPRSTSRPLPSSAAPTSTGLSSTEPLPPTAASTTLEFNPTTLAWRSTRRLNGNQCYRYAYGVFIGNITVVEPKHALNSQMSNTIVDVVAARVTKTDISFLVKCLGIIPTSACTIMSDPTCTRVRSIMCDDLPPSSECEVHLRRTFPEPGTYCVNITLEDSSSLALASTIVTINKSQDPPASKTNRTAEVVLSSSAVLVAVFALIAYIVYKRHKVYRPIRRSLVEDASGHAGVGGHMVRLRETLFPPSEESRHLLTERRPL, from the exons ATGGAAGTCCTGccgtttgtttttctcctggcTGGTGCCTGCTTTGTTTACCAGGCTGATGGACGCAGAA cgTTCAGCGACATGTTCCCCCACAAGCATGATGTAGCCGGAAAGTTTCCTTTTCCAATTCCACCAATCCCTGGCTGGGATCCTGACACCAGCCCATGGAACGATTACCTCTACCCACCACTGAACCCGAAGCCAAAGGGGCTCATGCACGGAGGAG ccaaacccAAGGTTCGTCTGACCAGCGACAGTCCAGCTCTAAACGGCTCTAGCGTCTCCTTCACTGCCAAGCTGGAGTATCCTCCGTGCCAGAAGGAAGACGCCAACGGGGACCTTGTGTGGGATGATCACTGCGGGGACG CTAATGGACAAGTTCGCTCTGGCTATGTGTACAACTGGACGTCCTGGATGGATGACTACGGCTTTGGAAAGTGTACCGACAAGACGAAATGCAACGTGTTCCCCGACGGGAAGCCCTTCCCTCAGAGCAACGACTGGAGACACAAGGGCTACGTCTACGTTTGGCACACAATGG GCCAATACTATGAGACGTGCGATGGCTCATCCTCCAGCGTGACCATCAACACCACCGACATCCCACTGGGGGCAGAGGTCATGGAGGTCATGGTGTACAGGAAACGTGAGCGCAGGAAGTACAGTCCCCTCACCACTGACAACACCGTCTTCTACGTCACAG ACAAGATCCCTGTGGCGGTCGAGATCTCCCAGAAGGCTGCGGTCAACGAGTCCAAGAACGTTTTCTTCCGCGGAGAAGACGTGCTCTTCAAGGTCCAGCTTCATGACCCCAGCGGCTACCTCAAAACCGCTGAGGTCATCGACTACATCTGGGACTTCAGGGATGGCAATCAGCTGGTGACACACCGTGAAATGACCGCGCACAGCTACAGCATGCTGGGGAACATGAGCGTGAAGCTGGTGGTGGAGGCGGCGTTCCCTGCGGAGTGTCCGCCGGCTGCTGCCACCTCGACCCCGGGGAGACCCGTGTCCACACGTCCTACAG AGGCTCCCACAACTCCAGGCAGTACTCATGCCGCTACTGTCAAGATGGAGACCACACAGG cACCACGCAGCACCAGCCGACCCTTGCCCTCCTCCGCTGCCCCCACCTCAACAGGGTTGTCCTCCACGGAGCCCCTCCCCCCGACTGCTGCCAGCACCACCCTGGAGTTCAACCCCACCACCCTGGCCTGGCGCAGCACCCGCCGCCTCAACGGCAACCAGTGTTACCGCTACGCCTACGGAGTCTTCATTGGTAACATCACCGTCGTTG AGCCCAAACACGCACTGAACAGCCAAATGAGTAATACCATCGTGGACGTGGTGGCTGCCAGAGTGACCAAAACTGACATCAGCTTCCTGGTGAAATGTCTGGGCAT CATCCCCACCTCGGCCTGCACCATCATGTCAGACCCCACCTGCACTCGGGTGCGTAGCATCATGTGCGACGACTTGCCGCCATCGTCGGAGTGCGAGGTGCACCTGAGGCGAACGTTCCCGGAACCCGGCACCTACTGTGTCAACATCACCTTGGAGGACTCCAGCAGCCTGGCCCTCGCTAGCACCATCGTCACCATCAACAAGTCCCAGGATCCACCTG CGTCCAAGACTAATCGCACTGCAGAGGTGGTGCTCTCATCGAGCGCTGTGCTGGTGGCTGTCTTTGCTCTCATTGCATATATAGTCTACAA GCGTCACAAGGTGTACCGACCCATTCGTAGGTCACTGGTGGAAGACGCCAGCGGCCATGCTGGGGTCGGAGGTCACATGGTTCGCCTGAGGGAGACATTGTTCCCCCCCAGTGAGGAGAGCCGTCACCTGCTGACAGAGAGACGCCCTCTGTAG
- the gpnmb gene encoding protein QNR-71 isoform X3 gives MEVLPFVFLLAGACFVYQADGRRTFSDMFPHKHDVAGKFPFPIPPIPGWDPDTSPWNDYLYPPLNPKPKGLMHGGGEKAKPKVRLTSDSPALNGSSVSFTAKLEYPPCQKEDANGDLVWDDHCGDANGQVRSGYVYNWTSWMDDYGFGKCTDKTKCNVFPDGKPFPQSNDWRHKGYVYVWHTMGQYYETCDGSSSSVTINTTDIPLGAEVMEVMVYRKRERRKYSPLTTDNTVFYVTDKIPVAVEISQKAAVNESKNVFFRGEDVLFKVQLHDPSGYLKTAEVIDYIWDFRDGNQLVTHREMTAHSYSMLGNMSVKLVVEAAFPAECPPAAATSTPGRPVSTRPTEAPTTPGSTHAATVKMETTQAPRSTSRPLPSSAAPTSTGLSSTEPLPPTAASTTLEFNPTTLAWRSTRRLNGNQCYRYAYGVFIGNITVVEPKHALNSQMSNTIVDVVAARVTKTDISFLVKCLGIIPTSACTIMSDPTCTRVRSIMCDDLPPSSECEVHLRRTFPEPGTYCVNITLEDSSSLALASTIVTINKSQDPPASKTNRTAEVVLSSSAVLVAVFALIAYIVYKRHKVYRPIRRSLVEDASGHAGVGGHMVRLRETLFPPSEESRHLLTERRPL, from the exons ATGGAAGTCCTGccgtttgtttttctcctggcTGGTGCCTGCTTTGTTTACCAGGCTGATGGACGCAGAA cgTTCAGCGACATGTTCCCCCACAAGCATGATGTAGCCGGAAAGTTTCCTTTTCCAATTCCACCAATCCCTGGCTGGGATCCTGACACCAGCCCATGGAACGATTACCTCTACCCACCACTGAACCCGAAGCCAAAGGGGCTCATGCACGGAGGAGGTGAGAAAG ccaaacccAAGGTTCGTCTGACCAGCGACAGTCCAGCTCTAAACGGCTCTAGCGTCTCCTTCACTGCCAAGCTGGAGTATCCTCCGTGCCAGAAGGAAGACGCCAACGGGGACCTTGTGTGGGATGATCACTGCGGGGACG CTAATGGACAAGTTCGCTCTGGCTATGTGTACAACTGGACGTCCTGGATGGATGACTACGGCTTTGGAAAGTGTACCGACAAGACGAAATGCAACGTGTTCCCCGACGGGAAGCCCTTCCCTCAGAGCAACGACTGGAGACACAAGGGCTACGTCTACGTTTGGCACACAATGG GCCAATACTATGAGACGTGCGATGGCTCATCCTCCAGCGTGACCATCAACACCACCGACATCCCACTGGGGGCAGAGGTCATGGAGGTCATGGTGTACAGGAAACGTGAGCGCAGGAAGTACAGTCCCCTCACCACTGACAACACCGTCTTCTACGTCACAG ACAAGATCCCTGTGGCGGTCGAGATCTCCCAGAAGGCTGCGGTCAACGAGTCCAAGAACGTTTTCTTCCGCGGAGAAGACGTGCTCTTCAAGGTCCAGCTTCATGACCCCAGCGGCTACCTCAAAACCGCTGAGGTCATCGACTACATCTGGGACTTCAGGGATGGCAATCAGCTGGTGACACACCGTGAAATGACCGCGCACAGCTACAGCATGCTGGGGAACATGAGCGTGAAGCTGGTGGTGGAGGCGGCGTTCCCTGCGGAGTGTCCGCCGGCTGCTGCCACCTCGACCCCGGGGAGACCCGTGTCCACACGTCCTACAG AGGCTCCCACAACTCCAGGCAGTACTCATGCCGCTACTGTCAAGATGGAGACCACACAGG cACCACGCAGCACCAGCCGACCCTTGCCCTCCTCCGCTGCCCCCACCTCAACAGGGTTGTCCTCCACGGAGCCCCTCCCCCCGACTGCTGCCAGCACCACCCTGGAGTTCAACCCCACCACCCTGGCCTGGCGCAGCACCCGCCGCCTCAACGGCAACCAGTGTTACCGCTACGCCTACGGAGTCTTCATTGGTAACATCACCGTCGTTG AGCCCAAACACGCACTGAACAGCCAAATGAGTAATACCATCGTGGACGTGGTGGCTGCCAGAGTGACCAAAACTGACATCAGCTTCCTGGTGAAATGTCTGGGCAT CATCCCCACCTCGGCCTGCACCATCATGTCAGACCCCACCTGCACTCGGGTGCGTAGCATCATGTGCGACGACTTGCCGCCATCGTCGGAGTGCGAGGTGCACCTGAGGCGAACGTTCCCGGAACCCGGCACCTACTGTGTCAACATCACCTTGGAGGACTCCAGCAGCCTGGCCCTCGCTAGCACCATCGTCACCATCAACAAGTCCCAGGATCCACCTG CGTCCAAGACTAATCGCACTGCAGAGGTGGTGCTCTCATCGAGCGCTGTGCTGGTGGCTGTCTTTGCTCTCATTGCATATATAGTCTACAA GCGTCACAAGGTGTACCGACCCATTCGTAGGTCACTGGTGGAAGACGCCAGCGGCCATGCTGGGGTCGGAGGTCACATGGTTCGCCTGAGGGAGACATTGTTCCCCCCCAGTGAGGAGAGCCGTCACCTGCTGACAGAGAGACGCCCTCTGTAG
- the gpnmb gene encoding protein QNR-71 isoform X2 — protein MEVLPFVFLLAGACFVYQADGRRTFSDMFPHKHDVAGKFPFPIPPIPGWDPDTSPWNDYLYPPLNPKPKGLMHGGAKPKVRLTSDSPALNGSSVSFTAKLEYPPCQKEDANGDLVWDDHCGDGTELEASANGQVRSGYVYNWTSWMDDYGFGKCTDKTKCNVFPDGKPFPQSNDWRHKGYVYVWHTMGQYYETCDGSSSSVTINTTDIPLGAEVMEVMVYRKRERRKYSPLTTDNTVFYVTDKIPVAVEISQKAAVNESKNVFFRGEDVLFKVQLHDPSGYLKTAEVIDYIWDFRDGNQLVTHREMTAHSYSMLGNMSVKLVVEAAFPAECPPAAATSTPGRPVSTRPTEAPTTPGSTHAATVKMETTQAPRSTSRPLPSSAAPTSTGLSSTEPLPPTAASTTLEFNPTTLAWRSTRRLNGNQCYRYAYGVFIGNITVVEPKHALNSQMSNTIVDVVAARVTKTDISFLVKCLGIIPTSACTIMSDPTCTRVRSIMCDDLPPSSECEVHLRRTFPEPGTYCVNITLEDSSSLALASTIVTINKSQDPPASKTNRTAEVVLSSSAVLVAVFALIAYIVYKRHKVYRPIRRSLVEDASGHAGVGGHMVRLRETLFPPSEESRHLLTERRPL, from the exons ATGGAAGTCCTGccgtttgtttttctcctggcTGGTGCCTGCTTTGTTTACCAGGCTGATGGACGCAGAA cgTTCAGCGACATGTTCCCCCACAAGCATGATGTAGCCGGAAAGTTTCCTTTTCCAATTCCACCAATCCCTGGCTGGGATCCTGACACCAGCCCATGGAACGATTACCTCTACCCACCACTGAACCCGAAGCCAAAGGGGCTCATGCACGGAGGAG ccaaacccAAGGTTCGTCTGACCAGCGACAGTCCAGCTCTAAACGGCTCTAGCGTCTCCTTCACTGCCAAGCTGGAGTATCCTCCGTGCCAGAAGGAAGACGCCAACGGGGACCTTGTGTGGGATGATCACTGCGGGGACGGTACGGAGCTGGAGGCCTCAG CTAATGGACAAGTTCGCTCTGGCTATGTGTACAACTGGACGTCCTGGATGGATGACTACGGCTTTGGAAAGTGTACCGACAAGACGAAATGCAACGTGTTCCCCGACGGGAAGCCCTTCCCTCAGAGCAACGACTGGAGACACAAGGGCTACGTCTACGTTTGGCACACAATGG GCCAATACTATGAGACGTGCGATGGCTCATCCTCCAGCGTGACCATCAACACCACCGACATCCCACTGGGGGCAGAGGTCATGGAGGTCATGGTGTACAGGAAACGTGAGCGCAGGAAGTACAGTCCCCTCACCACTGACAACACCGTCTTCTACGTCACAG ACAAGATCCCTGTGGCGGTCGAGATCTCCCAGAAGGCTGCGGTCAACGAGTCCAAGAACGTTTTCTTCCGCGGAGAAGACGTGCTCTTCAAGGTCCAGCTTCATGACCCCAGCGGCTACCTCAAAACCGCTGAGGTCATCGACTACATCTGGGACTTCAGGGATGGCAATCAGCTGGTGACACACCGTGAAATGACCGCGCACAGCTACAGCATGCTGGGGAACATGAGCGTGAAGCTGGTGGTGGAGGCGGCGTTCCCTGCGGAGTGTCCGCCGGCTGCTGCCACCTCGACCCCGGGGAGACCCGTGTCCACACGTCCTACAG AGGCTCCCACAACTCCAGGCAGTACTCATGCCGCTACTGTCAAGATGGAGACCACACAGG cACCACGCAGCACCAGCCGACCCTTGCCCTCCTCCGCTGCCCCCACCTCAACAGGGTTGTCCTCCACGGAGCCCCTCCCCCCGACTGCTGCCAGCACCACCCTGGAGTTCAACCCCACCACCCTGGCCTGGCGCAGCACCCGCCGCCTCAACGGCAACCAGTGTTACCGCTACGCCTACGGAGTCTTCATTGGTAACATCACCGTCGTTG AGCCCAAACACGCACTGAACAGCCAAATGAGTAATACCATCGTGGACGTGGTGGCTGCCAGAGTGACCAAAACTGACATCAGCTTCCTGGTGAAATGTCTGGGCAT CATCCCCACCTCGGCCTGCACCATCATGTCAGACCCCACCTGCACTCGGGTGCGTAGCATCATGTGCGACGACTTGCCGCCATCGTCGGAGTGCGAGGTGCACCTGAGGCGAACGTTCCCGGAACCCGGCACCTACTGTGTCAACATCACCTTGGAGGACTCCAGCAGCCTGGCCCTCGCTAGCACCATCGTCACCATCAACAAGTCCCAGGATCCACCTG CGTCCAAGACTAATCGCACTGCAGAGGTGGTGCTCTCATCGAGCGCTGTGCTGGTGGCTGTCTTTGCTCTCATTGCATATATAGTCTACAA GCGTCACAAGGTGTACCGACCCATTCGTAGGTCACTGGTGGAAGACGCCAGCGGCCATGCTGGGGTCGGAGGTCACATGGTTCGCCTGAGGGAGACATTGTTCCCCCCCAGTGAGGAGAGCCGTCACCTGCTGACAGAGAGACGCCCTCTGTAG